From one Danio rerio strain Tuebingen ecotype United States chromosome 19, GRCz12tu, whole genome shotgun sequence genomic stretch:
- the tnfrsf11b gene encoding tumor necrosis factor receptor superfamily member 6B precursor has protein sequence MLFSTVLAIWALTAGDARTYRRKDPETGRTLECARCAPGSRLRQHCSSSRQTECSPCGPGMYTEFWNYIPDCLLCDSCAEHQRVVQPCNGIANTVCECEEGFYWEQHFCRRHSVCRPGHGVKTAGTPYSDTVCEACAEGHFSDATKAHAQCVKHRVCQGEEHLLLSGNTHYNSICTTCQQLSNNGTVWTAVFDPALSALQVQQKIDIHRLEQMVIRRLKKPLKQLHKRTAMRRADPSEGLIDRSMMLENSYLSHLAQRMTQNIRRVQQSCNNIERNRSGILHPNPAAL, from the exons ATG TTGTTCTCCACAGTGTTGGCAATATGGGCTTTGACGGCGGGAGACGCACGAACTTACCGTCGCAAGGACCCGGAGACAGGCAGGACGCTGGAGTGTGCCCGGTGCGCCCCAGGGTCGCGCCTCCGCCAGCACTGCTCCAGCTCCCGCCAGACCGAGTGCTCCCCCTGCGGACCCGGGATGTACACCGAGTTCTGGAACTACATCCCGGACTGCCTACTGTGCGACTCCTGCGCCGAGCACCAGCGCGTGGTGCAGCCGTGCAACGGCATCGCGAACACGGTGTGTGAGTGTGAGGAGGGCTTCTACTGGGAGCAGCACTTCTGCAGGAGACACAGCGTCTGCAGACCGGGACACGGCGTCAAAACCgctg gaacGCCGTACAGTGACACAGTGTGTGAGGCCTGCGCAGAGGGTCATTTCTCAGACGCCACTAAAGCGCATGCGCAGTGTGTGAAACACCGAGTCTGCCAGggggaagagcatctgctgctgTCCGGAAACACACACTACAACAGCATCTGCACAACCTGCCAGCAGCTCAGCAAcaacg GCACAGTGTGGACTGCTGTATTCGACCCGGCTCTGTCGGCTCTGCAAGTTCAGCAGAAGATTGATATTCACCGCCTGGAGCAGATGGTGATCCGGCGTCTGAAGAAACCTCTGAAACAGCTCCACAAGAGGACGGCCATGCGCAGAGCGGATCCTTCTGAGGGGCTGATCGACCGTTCCATGATGCTGGAGAACTCGTATCTGTCTCATCTGGCCCAAAGAATGACGCAGAACATCCGCAGAGTCCAGCAGAGCTGTAATAACATTGAGCGGAATAGATCTGGCATACTGCATCCCAATCCTGCAGCGCTCTGA